One genomic window of Melanotaenia boesemani isolate fMelBoe1 chromosome 20, fMelBoe1.pri, whole genome shotgun sequence includes the following:
- the kcnk5a gene encoding potassium channel subfamily K member 5a — protein sequence MVDKGPLLTSAIIFYLSIGAAIFQVLEEPNWKQAARQYRERKDKILEDYPCLSKDDLDRILEVVSDAAGQGVTITGSKTFNNWNWPNAVIFAATVITTIGYGNIAPKTSSGRVFCIFYGLFGVPLCLTWISELGKFFGGRAKHLGQYLTKKGFSLRKAQFTCTAIFLLWGVLVHLVLPPFVFMSQEGWSYIEGLYFSFVTLTTIGFGDLVAGVEPNKEYPTLYRYFVEVWIYLGLAWLSLFFNWKVRMVIEAHKALKKRRKLRKLSLEELRHYKESHKASLRLPPTPNDVNIFSFLSKKQEGYNDLIKQIGNKKDGRASHGTSNTKNPKEISRSKSCNDAPMFNGHTILSLDRSPRQKRRYSFSDRVTVAFSKSKNYLLGSDNGLLLTEDHVEGDTELDQDQMFENQLDKDIDLENAGVGTCSAGSRRTWDSKDYHPLTFKNANITFIDEENFLSNNFEELEDDDDDDSKAKLSITTCDENIEANSKEEDRSLESEESVFTSDGSEHNHSYEKLVEEYSKEENTES from the exons ATGGTAGATAAAGGCCCCCTGCTGACTTCTGCGATCATATTTTACCTCTCCATCGGGGCAGCGATATTTCAAGTCCTGGAAGAGCCCAACTGGAAGCAGGCTGCAAGGCAGTACAGAGAGAGGAAGGACAAAATACTTGAAGACTATCCCTGCCTGTCCAAAGATGATCTGGACAGGATATTAGAG GTGGTTTCTGATGCTGCTGGCCAAGGAGTCACCATAACAGGCAGTAAGACGTTCAACAACTGGAATTGGCCAAATGCTGTCATATTTGCCGCCACAGTCATCACCACCATTG GATATGGGAATATCGCCCCAAAAACCTCATCCGGCCGAGTATTTTGCATCTTTTACGGGCTGTTCGGAGTACCGTTATGTCTCACCTGGATCAGTGAGCTGGGGAAGTTCTTTGGTGGCAGAGCCAAACACCTGGGCCAGTATTTAACCAAAAAAGGATTTTCATTG AGAAAAGCTCAGTTTACCTGCACGGCTATTTTTCTCCTCTGGGGCGTGCTGGTCCATTTAGTCCTTCCACCTTTTGTGTTTATGTCCCAGGAGGGTTGGTCATACATCGAAGGCTTATATTTCTCATTCGTCACCTTGACTACAATTGGTTTTGGTGACTTGGTAGCAG GTGTGGAACCAAATAAAGAGTATCCAACTCTGTATCGTTACTTTGTGGAAGTGTGGATCTATTTGGGGCTGGCGTGGCTTTCTTTGTTCTTCAACTGGAAAGTGCGGATGGTCATCGAAGCCCACAAGGCATTAAAGAAGCGACGCAAGCTGCGCAAACTTTctctggaggagctgagacactACAAGGAGTCTCACAAGGCGTCCCTTCGCCTGCCGCCCACCCCCAATGATGTCAACATTTTCAGCTTCTTATCCAAGAAGCAGGAGGGCTACAACGACTTGATCAAGCAGATTGGCAACAAGAAAGATGGCCGAGCCAGCCACGGCACCAGCAACACCAAAAATCCTAAAGAGATCAGCCGCTCTAAGAGCTGTAACGATGCTCCCATGTTTAATGGGCACACCATCCTCAGCCTGGACCGCTCCCCACGCCAGAAGAGACGCTACAGCTTTAGTGACCGGGTCACCGTTGCTTTTTCCAAGTCCAAGAACTACCTGCTGGGTTCAGACAACGGTTTACTGCTAACTGAGGACCACGTGGAGGGCGACACAGAACTGGACCAGGACCAAATGTTTGAGAATCAACTTGACAAGGACATCGACCTTGAGAACGCGGGAGTGGGAACTTGCAGTGCGGGCAGTCGGAGGACTTGGGACTCTAAGGACTACCATCCTCTTACATTCAAAAATGCAAACATCACTTTTATAGACGAGGAAAATTTCCTCAGTAACAACTTTGAGGAGCTGGAGGATGACGACGACGATGACTCGAAAGCAAAACTCTCCATTACTACGTGTGATGAAAACATTGAAGCAAACTCCAAGGAGGAGGATCGAAGTTTGGAATCTGAAGAGTCTGTTTTCACTAGTGACGGTTCAGAGCACAACCACTCCTATGAAAAGCTCGTAGAGGAATATTCAAAGGAAGAAAACACAGAATCTTGA